CAGGTGAAGGACTCGCCGGAGCGTTTGTCGAGCGTCTTCCACGTGGTGCCGTCGGTCGAGCCCTGGAGGGTCCAGCCGGTCGGCGCCAGGGTGTGGTCCTTCGACGACGTCAGCGTGTACTGGACGCCCTTGGTGGCCTTGGCGACCGGCAGGTCCACCGAGGACACCGTCGCGTCCGTGGCCGACGTGTTGTCGAACAGGGGCCCGACACCGGCGAGTTGGTCGGACCGGGGCGTCGGCACCTTGTCGTCCTTGGTGATCGACACCGGCGCCGCGTTCTTGCCGCTGCCCCACGACGAGGGCTTGGAGCCCATGGAGAAGTCCAGCACTCCGCCCTTCTCCAGCAGCGAGTGGGGGAGTGAAGTCTTCGTCCAGTTCTGGCCGTTGACCTTCAGACCCTGCACGTAGATGTTTTTCGTGCTGTTCTTCGGCGCCTTGACGACGAGGTCCTTGCCGTTCTCCAGGTGCACGGTCGCCTTGGTGAACAGCGGGGAGCCGATGGCGTATTCGCCGCTGCCCATCACCAGCGGGTAGAAGCCGAGCGCGGAGAAGAGGTACCAGGCCGACTGCTCGCCGTTGTCCTCGTCGCCGTGGTAGCCCTGCCCGATCTCGCTGCCGGTGTAGAGGCGCGACAGCACCTCGCGCACGTCCTTCTGCGCCTTCCAGGGTTCACCGGCCGCGTCGTACATGTAAGTGACGTGGTGGGCCACCTGGTTGGAGTGGCCGTACTGGCCCATGCGGACGTCCCGCGCCTCCGTCATCTCGTGGATGACGCCGCCGTAGGAACCGGCGTTGGTGGGCGAGGCGGTCTCGGGGGTGGAGAAGTACTGGTCGAGCTTGTCACCGAGGGCCTTCTGGCCGCCGTAGAGGTTGGCGAGGCCGCGGCTGTCCTGCGGGGCGGTGAAGGCGTAGCCCCAGCCGTCGGTCTCCGTGTAGTCGTAACCCCAGATCTTCGGGTCGTAACTCGCCGAGTCCACCCGCCAGTTGCCCTTGGCGTCCTTGCCCTGGAAGAACCCGGCCTGCTTGTCGAAGAGGTTCACGTAGTCCTGGGCGCGGTTGAGGAAGTACGCGGACTCCTCCTTGTAGTGCTTCTCGCCGGTCTTCTTGTAGAGGGCCTGGCCCATCTGCGCGATGCCGTAGTCGTTGACGTAGCCCTCCATCGCCCAGGAGAAGCCCTCGCCGGTGTCGGTGCTGGTGTAGCCGAGGAAGGGCGAGGTGGTCATGCCCTTGCGGCCGACGCCGGAGGCGGGCGGGACGACGGTCGCGTTCTTCACGGCCGCGTCGTAGGCCGACTTGGCGTCGAACTTCACGCCCTTGACGTACGCGTCCGCGAACGCCACGTCCGACGAGGTGCCCGTCATCAGGTCCGCGTAGCCGGGGGAGGACCACCGCGAGGTCCAGCCGCCGTCCTTGTACTGCTGCACGAACCCGTCGACCATCTCACCCGCCTGACTGGGCGTCAGGAACGAGTAGGCCGGCCAGGTCGTGCGATACGTGTCCCAGAAGCCGTTGTTGACGTACACCTTGCCGTTCACGATCTTGGCGCCGGTGTGCGTCGGGGTGTCCTGGCTCGTCATCGGGGAGAACGGGGACGCGTACTGGTACGTCGAACCCACCTTCTCGAAACCGGAGTTGGGGTACAGGTACAGCCGGTACATGCTGGAGTACAGGGTCGTCAGCTGGTCCGGCGTCGCGCCCTCCACCTCGACCTTGCCGAGCAGCTTGTCCCACACCTTCTGGGCCTGCTGCTTGACCGTGTCGAAGGAGGTGCCGTCCGGGATCTCCTGGCGCAGGTTGTCCTTCGCCTGGTCGACGCTGATCAGCGAGGTGGCCAGGCGCAGGGTGACCGTGTGGTCGGCGCCCGGCTTGAACTTCAGATAGCCCTTGACCCCGCTGGAGGAGCCGTCCGTCACCGGCGCGTCGAAGGTGCCGTAGACGAAGAGGCGTGTCGCGCCGGTGGACAGCCCGGACTTGACGTCCGAGTAGCCGGTGACGGTCCCGTTGGTCTTGTCGAGGGTCAGGCCCGCCTGCTCGGTGACGTTGTCGAAGATGACGCTCGCGTCGTCGCCGGGGTAGGTGAAGCGCAGCGAGGCCGCGTGGTCGGTCGGGGCCATCTCGGCCTTCAGACCGTTCTCGAACGTGACGCCGTAGTAGTACGGGCGCGCGGTCTCGTTCTCGTGCTTGAACGCCAACTCCCGTGCCGTGGGGTCGGTGTTGGGGGTTCCGGAAGCGGCCGACGGCATCACCTGGAAGGTCTGCCGGTCGCCCATCCAGGGGCTCGGTTCATGGCTCAGGCTGAGCGCCTGGAGCGTCGGCAGGTTGTCGTCGTTGTTCGCGCGTGCGTAGTCGTAGAGCCAGCTGAGCGACGACGAATTCGTCACCGGCGTCCAGAAGTTGAAGCCGTGCGGCAGCGCCGCGGCGGGGAAGTTGTTGCCGCGCGAGAAGCTGCCGCTGGAGTTGGTGCCCCGGGTGGTCAGCGCGTAGTCCGACAGATGCGCCTTCGGCTTCTCCGGCGCCACCGACTTGAGGCTCACGTCGTCCAGCCAGCCGCGGAACTTCGCCGGCCCGCTGGGGGAGTCGTAGTCCAGCAGGATCCGGTCGACGGTCTTCCCGGCCGCGACCGAACCGATCCGCGAGAGGACGTTGTTCCACTGGTTGACGTAGAGGATCTTCGCCGCGCCCTGCCCCTGCGGAGTCAGCGCGAAGCCGTGCGAGTCCGTCGCGCCGAGGTCGCTGAGATACGTGCCGTCGGTGAAGGCGAGGTCGACGGAGACGTTCGTGGCGTCGTAGTCGAGGTCGCCGTCGGACATCTGCGGGAAGAGCCGGTAGGAGAGCGCGGTGTCCCGGCCGACCGGCACGTTCACGTCGAAGACCTTGTTGTACGAGTACGCCCGCCCGGTGGCCGTGTGACGGCCCGCGTACCGCAGTGCGCGCTTCCCCGTGAAGCCGGCGCCCGCCTTGGCGGTGGGGGAGCCGCTGGGGCCCCGGTCGACCAGCGAGAGCATGTCCTCGGGGATCGGGGCGGTGGTCCCGCCCGTCGAGAACTGGACGTCGGCGAGCTGAAGGATGCCGCTCGCGCCGTTGTTCTTCGTGATGTCGAGCCGGAAGTGCTGGTACTCGGCCGGCTCGGCGAGGTCGTAGGACTTCGTCTGGAACCGGTCGGCGAAGCTCTCGCCGGAGCGGGTGTCCAGGGTCTTCCAGTCCTTGCCGTCCGTCGAGCCCGACAGCGTCCAGTCCCGCGGATCGCGTTCGGCGAAGTCGTTCGCCGAAGTCAGCGCGTAGGTCACTATTTTGGCCGGCTTGTCGAGGTCGAACTCGACCCAGCCCGTGGGCGCGAAGGTCAGCCACTTGGTGCCGGACTCGCCGTCGACGAGGTTCTCCTTCACCTCCCCGCCGCCGGTGTTCTCGGAACTGGCCCGGACGTCGGTGACGTGGTCGGTCACATTGCCCGGGATCCCGGTGCTGTAGCCGCCGTCGACGCCCGAGGCCCGCTTGGAGCCGTCCGGCGCGGTGTCGACCGTGTTCAGCCAGTCCGGCGCCGGATCTCCCGACTCGAACGAGGAGGCGAACTCCCCGCCGGTCGGGGCCTTTGCCGGAAGGGCGACCGCCGCCCCCTGCGAACCCACGAGCAAAGCCAGTGCGGCGGTCGACACGACCGCCGTACCCCACCATCTGTGATGCATACGAGGGCATCCTCCCTGCAGGCTGGACAACGTTGTCAGCTTCGATGCGCAAGGAACAGTAGGGAGTCAAGTGGCCTGGTGTGTCAAGGGTGTTGAGTGAGGCATTCGAGGGCAATAACGGGGATTTCTCCGTCATCGAACACACAGGGCGTTCATATTTCCGCGAGGTCTCACTTCGGAAAAGACCGACAACCCACCCTGCATTCGATCTTGCTCTGTCGACCGGAAGTGGACTATACCTGTCGCGTTCGACACCGCTCTCGCAGCAGCACGCACGAAGTACTCCTGCACGACCAAGCTCGACCTGACCGCGGTGCCGGGGAGGATCCGGTTCACCGCCTGAGTCCTGTTGAAGGCGAGGACTTGAGCATGGGATCCACTTCAGCCGAGAACAACGGTTCCAATGGCGTCGGCCGCCGTGATTTGATCAAGAGGTCGGCCGCACTCGGCCTGATCTCCGTACCCACGATGAGTTTCCTGGCCGCGTGTGCGAGCGGCGGCGGGGACGACAGCAGCAGCGACGACTCCACCAAGGGCACCACGTCGAAGTCGAATCCCTTCGGCGTGAAGAAGGGCAGCACGCTCGACGTCGTCGTCTTCAAGGGCGGTTACGGCGACGACTACGCGAAGGCGTGGGAAGCCAACTTCAAGACGAAGATCGGCGTGAGCTCGACCCACACCGGAACGCAGGAGATCACCGGCAAGCTGCAGCCGCGCTTCAACGCGGGAAACCCGCCGGACATCGTCGACGACTCCGGCGCCCAGCAGATCAAGATCGACGTCCTGTACAAGAACGGCCAGTTGCTCGATCTCTCCCCGGTGCTCGACGCCCCGGCGATCGACGACCCGAGCAAGAAGGTGCGCGATCTGCTGATCCCCGGCACCCTCGACCCGGGTGTGCAGGAGGGCAAGGTCGTCGCCCTCAACTACATCTACACGGTCTGGGGGTTGTGGTACTCCGGCAAGCTCTTCAAGGAGAAGGGCTGGACCCCGCCGAAGACCTGGGACGAGTTCATCGCCGTCTGCCAGAAGGCGAAGGCGGACGGCATCGGCGGTCTCGCCCACCAGGGCAAGTATCCGTACTACATCAACGTCGCCATCATGGACCTGATCGCCAAGAAGGGCGGGATCGACGCCGTCAAGGCGATCGACAACCTCGACCCGAAGGCGTTCGTCGGCTCGGCCGCCGCGCAGGCCGGTGTCGAGGCGATCTACGAGGTGGTGGAGAAGGACCTGTTGATGCCCGGCACCAACGGCCTGACCCACACCGAGTCGCAGACCCGCTGGAACCAGTACAAGGCCGCGTTCATCACCTGTGGTTCCTGGCTGGAGAA
The nucleotide sequence above comes from Streptomyces sp. N50. Encoded proteins:
- the ngcE gene encoding N-acetylglucosamine/diacetylchitobiose ABC transporter substrate-binding protein, yielding MGSTSAENNGSNGVGRRDLIKRSAALGLISVPTMSFLAACASGGGDDSSSDDSTKGTTSKSNPFGVKKGSTLDVVVFKGGYGDDYAKAWEANFKTKIGVSSTHTGTQEITGKLQPRFNAGNPPDIVDDSGAQQIKIDVLYKNGQLLDLSPVLDAPAIDDPSKKVRDLLIPGTLDPGVQEGKVVALNYIYTVWGLWYSGKLFKEKGWTPPKTWDEFIAVCQKAKADGIGGLAHQGKYPYYINVAIMDLIAKKGGIDAVKAIDNLDPKAFVGSAAAQAGVEAIYEVVEKDLLMPGTNGLTHTESQTRWNQYKAAFITCGSWLENEQLKLTPTDFDMKFLPMPLLADSKMPFEAIRAGSGEPFIIPAKAKNLPGAKEFMRHMLSKEWSTLFAKEANSLTILKDGVDSSVTLRPGTQSTVDASKAAGDNTFRFLYPDWYSEMDTSIQNASNELMSKRIQPKEWLKRCQAAVDKQAKDPASKKNVHS
- a CDS encoding GH92 family glycosyl hydrolase; its protein translation is MHHRWWGTAVVSTAALALLVGSQGAAVALPAKAPTGGEFASSFESGDPAPDWLNTVDTAPDGSKRASGVDGGYSTGIPGNVTDHVTDVRASSENTGGGEVKENLVDGESGTKWLTFAPTGWVEFDLDKPAKIVTYALTSANDFAERDPRDWTLSGSTDGKDWKTLDTRSGESFADRFQTKSYDLAEPAEYQHFRLDITKNNGASGILQLADVQFSTGGTTAPIPEDMLSLVDRGPSGSPTAKAGAGFTGKRALRYAGRHTATGRAYSYNKVFDVNVPVGRDTALSYRLFPQMSDGDLDYDATNVSVDLAFTDGTYLSDLGATDSHGFALTPQGQGAAKILYVNQWNNVLSRIGSVAAGKTVDRILLDYDSPSGPAKFRGWLDDVSLKSVAPEKPKAHLSDYALTTRGTNSSGSFSRGNNFPAAALPHGFNFWTPVTNSSSLSWLYDYARANNDDNLPTLQALSLSHEPSPWMGDRQTFQVMPSAASGTPNTDPTARELAFKHENETARPYYYGVTFENGLKAEMAPTDHAASLRFTYPGDDASVIFDNVTEQAGLTLDKTNGTVTGYSDVKSGLSTGATRLFVYGTFDAPVTDGSSSGVKGYLKFKPGADHTVTLRLATSLISVDQAKDNLRQEIPDGTSFDTVKQQAQKVWDKLLGKVEVEGATPDQLTTLYSSMYRLYLYPNSGFEKVGSTYQYASPFSPMTSQDTPTHTGAKIVNGKVYVNNGFWDTYRTTWPAYSFLTPSQAGEMVDGFVQQYKDGGWTSRWSSPGYADLMTGTSSDVAFADAYVKGVKFDAKSAYDAAVKNATVVPPASGVGRKGMTTSPFLGYTSTDTGEGFSWAMEGYVNDYGIAQMGQALYKKTGEKHYKEESAYFLNRAQDYVNLFDKQAGFFQGKDAKGNWRVDSASYDPKIWGYDYTETDGWGYAFTAPQDSRGLANLYGGQKALGDKLDQYFSTPETASPTNAGSYGGVIHEMTEARDVRMGQYGHSNQVAHHVTYMYDAAGEPWKAQKDVREVLSRLYTGSEIGQGYHGDEDNGEQSAWYLFSALGFYPLVMGSGEYAIGSPLFTKATVHLENGKDLVVKAPKNSTKNIYVQGLKVNGQNWTKTSLPHSLLEKGGVLDFSMGSKPSSWGSGKNAAPVSITKDDKVPTPRSDQLAGVGPLFDNTSATDATVSSVDLPVAKATKGVQYTLTSSKDHTLAPTGWTLQGSTDGTTWKTLDKRSGESFTWNQQTRVFSVKSPGSYAHYRLVLNGPSTLAEVELLA